From Fusarium fujikuroi IMI 58289 draft genome, chromosome FFUJ_chr07, a single genomic window includes:
- a CDS encoding related to NADPH2:quinone reductase: protein MAPVPPKMKAVQINKNGGTEVLEFNDVAVPKAGEGQILVKNQIAGLNYIDTYFRSGLYKAPQFPLTLGREAAGTVVDAHSSVKGFENGTRVVFMGTVGAYAEYSVVNASDAVKIPDEVPTDQAVAAYLQGLTAWTFIREAGQVKAGQWVLVHAASGGVGTLLVQLLRIVGAKVIGTASSEEKLALAKKNGAEWVINSHDDVVAKVKEITGGHGADVIFDGVGKVTFDGDLEMIAAKGSLISFGNASGAVDPVSLFRLTPKCVRLMRPVVNGYVSERADLEKYTSELFDLIKAKKLELTIHKVYPLKDVAQAHQDIESRKTIGKLLIKID, encoded by the exons atggcGCCTGTACCCCCCAAGATGAAGGCCGTTCAGATTAACAAGAACGGCGGCACTGAAGTCCTTGAGTTCAACGATGTTGCTGTTCCTAAAGCTGGCGAGGGCCAGATCCTCGTCAAGAATCAGATTGCGGGCTTGAACTATATCGATACGTACTTCCGAAGTGGTCTCTACAAGGCGCCCCAATTTCCTCTTACGCTTGGCCGTGAAGCTGCTGGTACTGTCGTTGACGCTCACTCCTCTGTCAAGGGCTTTGAGAACGGTACGCGCGTGGTCTTCATGGGAACTGTGGGCGCATACGCTGAGTACAGTGTCGTCAACGCTTCTGACGCTGTCAAAATTCCTGATGAGGTTCCCACTGACCAAGCTGTCGCCGCTTATCTCCAAGGTCTCACAGCATGGACCTTCATCCGTGAAGCTGGTCAGGTCAAGGCTGGTCAATGGGTTCTTGTTCACGCTGCCTCTGGAGGTGTAGGCActcttcttgttcagctGCTCCGAATTGTCGGTGCCAAGGTCATTGGTACTGCTAGTtcagaggagaagcttgcgcTTGCGAAGAAGAATGGTGCGGAGTGGGTTATCAACtctcatgatgatgttgttgcaAAGGTTAAGGAGATCACTGGTGGTCATGGTGCGGATGTTATCTTTGATGGTGTGGGCAAGGTTACCTTTGATGGAGATCTTGAGATGATTGCTGCCAAGGGTAGCCTCATCTCCTTCGGCAATGCT TCTGGGGCCGTGGACCCCGTGAGCCTCTTTCGACTTACACCCAAGTGTGTCCGCTTGATGCGCCCCGTAGTCAACGGCTACGTCTCCGAGCGAGCTGATCTCGAAAAGTACACATCCGAGCTCTTCgatctcatcaaggccaagaagctcgaacTCACCATTCACAAAGTGTACCCTCTCAAGGACGTGGCACAGGCACACCAGGACATTGAGAGCCGAAAGACGATTGGAAAGTTGCTCATTAAAATCGATTAA
- a CDS encoding probable UDP-glucose 4-epimerase Gal10 produces the protein MPVGTVLVTGGTGYIGSFTTLALLEHGYDVVIVDSLYNSSEVVLDRIELICGRRPSFYKVDVTDEKVIDEVFAKHPAIDSAVGESGEIPLEYYRVNVGGSISLLRSMERNNVNNIVFSSSATVYGDATRFPNMIPIPEHCPIGPTNTYGRTKSMIEDVITDFINAQRSNLEKAGKEFKQWNGALLRYFNPCGAHPTGIMGEDPAGVPYNLLPLLGKVATGEREKLLVFGDDYSSRDGTAIRDYIHVVDLARGHLVALNYLRENQPGVKAWNLGSGRGSTVFEIIKAFSKVVGRDLPYEVKPRRQGDVLDLTANPTLANKELNWKTELTMEKACDDLWKWVSNNPKGYRQDPPAEMVEAVKSSKA, from the exons ATGCCTGTTGGAACTGTTCTCGTCACCGG TGGTACCGGCTATATCGGCTCTTTCACCACTCTCGCCCTTCTTGAGCACGGCTACGATGTCGTTATCGTCGACTCCCTCTACAACTCTTCAGAGGTTGTCCTAGACCGTATCGAGCTGATCTGCGGTCGCCGACCTTCCTTCTACAAGGTCGATGTCACAGACGAGAAGGTCATCGACGAGGTCTTTGCCAAGCACCCTGCCATTGACAGC GCTGTCGGAGAGTCTGGCGAGATCCCTCTCGAGTACTACCGTGTCAATGTCGGTGGCAGCATCTCTCTGCTCCGCTCCATGGAGCGCAACaacgtcaacaacatcgtcttctcctcctccgctaCTGTCTACGGCGATGCTACTCGTTTCCCCAACATGATTCCTATCCCTGAGCACTGCCCCATTGGACCTACCAATACATACGGCCGCACCAAGTCCATGATCGAGGACGTTATCACCGACTTCATTAACGCCCAGCGAAGCAACTTGGAGAAGGCTGGTAAGGAGTTCAAGCAATGGAACGGTGCTCTGCTGCGATACTTCAACCCTTGTGGTGCTCACCCCACTGGTATCATGGGTGAGGACCCCGCTGGTGTTCCTTACAACCTGCTTCCCCTCCTCGGAAAGGTTGCTACTGGCGAACGTGAGAAGCTCTTGGTATTCGGCGATG ACTACTCCTCTCGCGACGGTACTGCCATTCGAGACTACATTCACGTTGTTGACCTTGCCCGCGGCCACCTTGTCGCTCTTAACTACCTGCGCGAGAACCAGCCTGGTGTCAAGGCATGGAACCTGGGTTCCGGCCGTGGAAGCACTGTCTTTGAGATTATCAAGGCCTTCAGCAAGGTCGTTGGCCGCGATCTCCCCTACGAGGTCAAACCTCGACGACAAGGAGACGTTCTCGACCTTACTGCCAACCCGACCCTCGCCAACAAGGAGCTCAACTGGAAGACCGAGCTCACAATGGAGAAGGCCTGCGACGACCTCTGGAAATGGGTCAGCAACAACCCCAAGGGTTACCGACAAGATCCTCCCGCCGAGATggttgaggctgtcaagtcttctaaagcttaa
- a CDS encoding probable ATP-dependent RNA helicase codes for MPPHARPGRGPKPQKNGRTEQRQQKRKRDQEDLQQLEQRVNDLDPKSDEIKNFSHLPLSVPTATGLEAAHFQTLTDVQAHAIPLALKGKDVMGAAKTGSGKTLAFLVPVLEKLYRAQWTEYDGLGALIISPTRELAVQIFEVLRKIGRNHVFSAGLVIGGKSLKEEAERLDRMNILICTPGRMLQHLDQTAGFDANNLQLLVLDEADRIMDMGFQRDVDALVEHLPKSRQTLMFSATQSKKVSDLARLSLKDPEYVSVHEAAVSATPTNLQQHYIITPLTEKLDTLYGFIKANLKSKIIVFLSSGKQVRFVYESFRHLQPGIPLLHLHGRQKQIARMEITNRFTAAKQSCLFATDVVARGIDFPAVDWVIQADCPEDVDTYIHRVGRTARYQSNGRAVLFLDPSEEPGMLKKLEQKKIPIQKVNVKEKKKKSIKDQLQSMCFQNPDLKYLGQKAFISYTRSIHLQRDKDVFKFNKLDLDGFAASLGLPGTPQVKFRKGEDIKKIKNAPRAGMSSDSEMEEDGEKSKKKNEVRTKYDKMFERTNQDVLSSHYNKLVLDGDEKADDDDGDFLSVKRVLKDDELDDEANNAFKSTAKIIDGLGGEEPFVVDSKRREKALKSKKKMLKFKGNSTKVVFDDEGNAHAIYELKDEDDFVGEGPAEEQRRKFVEDETSRVREADVDDKALAKQKRREKREKRKAAERAERMGIVSDDDGDAPMLHNADDGEDPLALMRSLPMGGDRSDSEEDREPPKKRAKKWFEDDSEDEKKSRGKGKVIKVQDEPETLEDLEALATGLLD; via the exons ATGCCTCCTCATGCGCGACCTGGGCGAGGGCCTAAACCCCAAAAGAATGGTCGAACTGAGCAGCGCCAACAGAAGCGCAAGAGAGATCAAGAGGatcttcagcagcttgaACAACGAGTGAACGATTTG GATCCCAAATCCGACGAAATCAAGAACTTTTCCCATCTTCCTCTCTCTGTACCGACCGCCACCGGCCTTGAAGCCGCACATTTCCAAACCCTTACCGATGTTCAAGCTCACGCCATTCCACTGGCTCTCAAGGGCAAAGATGTCATGGGAGCCGCCAAGACAGGAAGCGGGAAGACTCTAGCTTTCCTCGTTCCCgttctcgagaagctctacCGTGCTCAATGGACCGAATACGATGGACTAGGCGCCCTTATCATTTCTCCCACTCGAGAACTCGCAGTCCAGATCTTCGAGGTGCTTCGAAAGATTGGCAGAAACCATGTTTTCTCTGCAGGCTTGGTCATCGGTGGAAAGAGCTTGAAGGAAGAAGCGGAACGATTGGATCGAATGAATATCTTGATTTGCACACCTGGTCGAATGCTGCAGCATCTTGATCAGACGGCTGGTTTCGATGCCAACAACTTGCAGCTCTTGGTTCTGGACGAGGCAGATCGCATCATGGATATGGGTTTCCAACGTGATGTTGATGCGTTAGTCGAGCATCTGCCCAAATCACGACAAACACTCATGTTCAGTGCCACCCAGAGCAAGAAGGTCTCGGATCTTGCTCGTCTTAGTCTGAAGGACCCCGAATACGTCTCTGTTCACGAAGCAGCAGTTAGCGCCACCCCTACAAACCTCCAACAGCACTACATCATCACACCTTTGACAGAGAAACTCGACACATTATATGgtttcatcaaggccaattTGAAGAGCAAGATTATTGTCTTTCTGAGCTCAGGCAAACAAGTTCGATTTGTATACGAGAGTTTCCGTCATCTTCAGCCAGGTATTCCTCTACTACATCTTCACGGTCGCCAGAAGCAAATTGCGCGAATGGAGATTACAAACAGATTCACAGCTGCGAAGCAATCGTGTTTGTTTGCGACAGATGTCGTAGCGCGAGGAATTGATTTCCCTGCCGTTGACTGGGTTATTCAGGCCGATTGTCCTGAGGATGTAGATACATATATCCACCGAGTTGGAAGAACAGCTCGATACCAGAGCAATGGTCGAGCTGTGCTTTTCCTCGACCCTAGCGAAGAGCCAggaatgttgaagaagcttgagcagAAAAAGATCCCCATACAAAAAGTGaatgtcaaggagaagaaaaagaagagtatCAAGGATCAACTGCAAAGCATGTGCTTCCAGAACCCAGATCTGAAGTATCTTGGCCAGAAGGCATTTATCAGTTACACGCGGTCAATCCATTTACAAAGAGATAAGGATGTTTTCAAGTTCAACAAACTagatcttgatggcttcGCTGCTAGTCTTGGTCTCCCTGGTACACCACAGGTCAAGTTCAGAAAGGGCGAGGATAtcaagaaaataaagaatgcTCCCCGTGCTGGCATGTCTAGCGACtctgagatggaagaagatggcgagaagtcaaagaaaaagaacgagGTGCGCACAAAGTACGACAAGATGTTTGAGCGAACAAATCAAGACGTTCTGTCAAGTCACTACAACAAGCTTGTgcttgatggcgatgagaaggcggatgatgacgacggcgATTTCTTGTCGGTCAAGAGAGTGCTGAAGGATGATGAGCTAGACGACGAGGCAAACAACGCTTTCAAGAGCACAGCAAAGATCATTGATGGTCTAGGTGGTGAAGAACCATTCGTGGTCGACTCAAAACGTCGTGAGAAGGCTCtcaagtcaaagaagaagatgctcaAGTTCAAGGGCAACTCTACCAAAGTTGTATTCGACGATGAAGGTAACGCTCATGCTATCTACGAGCTtaaggacgaggacgacttCGTGGGAGAGGGTCCAGCCGAAGAACAGCGTCGCAAATTCGTCGAGGACGAGACATCGCGTGTTCGCGAGGCAGATGTGGACGACAAGGCTCTCGCCAAGCAAAAGCGTcgcgagaagagagaaaagcgCAAGGCGGCCGAGAGAGCAGAGCGCATGGGCATTGTATCAGACGACGACGGCGACGCACCCATGCTGCACAACGCAGACGACGGCGAAGATCCTCTTGCACTTATGCGTTCGCTGCCAATGGGCGGCGATAGATCAGACAGCGAGGAAGACCGCGAACCGCCCAAGAAGAGAGCCAAGAAGTGGTTTGAGGACGACTCggaggacgagaagaagagcagggGCAAAGGAAAGGTTATCAAGGTGCAGGACGAGCCGGAGACTTTGGAGGATCTCGAGGCGCTTGCTACTGGATTGCTGGATTAA
- a CDS encoding M-like protein yields MKNDKKAKKAAPAASQIADQRFADFETDPRFRLPSKKQTKTTIDKRFSRMLKDDEFTATAKVDRYGRKVKSDSKKKALQRLYREEDEDEDEEEEEGGEEEDIEVDDDEVVQRELRKAHEKYDPARGGGFSSSEDDSESEEEESDSDEEEGGAQVDTEGDMQRFQDEQNDVEAGEVTNRIAIVNLDWDHVKSTDLMALFNSFLPETGGKIEKISVYPSEFGKERMQQEEVEGPPKELFKNSKNGSDDDSDDSDEESEDGDERIKKSLLQEGDDQDFDSDALRSYQLDRLRYYYAVMVCSSPAVAQKLYESVDGREYQSSSNFLDLRFVPDDVTFDDEPRDECEKVPESYKPVEFVTNALQSSKVKLTWDMHPEEASRKESINRAFSGSRNEIEENDLRAYLASDSEDDDVEEEEVVEEKAEDEPKLSKKELARRKMRAALGLSEEPTKSSKNAPVGDMEITFTPALSESAPKKTAEEETTIEKYIRKEKERKEKKREAARARRAGQDPDAEEEEEEVVEAPEGETEDLGFDDPFFTAAEDPAASSKTSIRKADRLKKREAREAAEAENKAQKKQLEKVMADVDAEQVDHLDHFDMNEIVRAEKAKKKKGKAKKKALAKESRGGLQEDFSMDVDDDRFKAVFESHEYAIDPSNPKFKATEGMQKLLEEGRKKRRNAEGGDEEPRSKKAKKGRR; encoded by the coding sequence ATGAAAAACGATAAGAAAGCGAAGAAGGCTGCCCCTGCGGCGAGCCAAATCGCCGATCAGCGATTCGCCGACTTCGAGACCGATCCTCGATTCAGATTGCCCTCGAAGAAGCAGACAAAAACCACAATCGACAAGCGATTCTCGCGCATgctcaaggatgatgagttCACTGCTACCGCCAAGGTCGATCGATATGGCCGAAAAGTAAAGTCTGattccaagaagaaggctctgcAAAGGCTGTACcgcgaggaggatgaagacgaagacgaggaggaggaggagggaggggaggaagaagacatcGAggtcgacgatgacgaagtcGTTCAGCGAGAATTGCGAAAGGCGCACGAGAAATACGATCCTGCTCGAGGCGGtggcttctcatcttctgaagATGACTCTGAatctgaggaggaagagtccGACtctgacgaagaagaaggtggcGCGCAAGTCGATACTGAAGGAGATATGCAGCGATTCCAAGACGAGCAAAACGACGTCGAGGCTGGAGAAGTGACGAATCGAATCGCCATTGTCAATCTTGACTGGGACCACGTTAAATCCACAGACCTCATGGCTCTCTTCAACAGTTTCCTTCCTGAGACTGGTGGCAAGATCGAAAAGATTTCAGTATACCCTAGCGAATTTGGCAAGGAGCGCATGCAGcaggaagaagttgaaggacCTCCAAAGGAATTGTTCAAAAACTCCAAGAACGGCTCGGACGATGATTCAGATGACAGCGATGAGGAAAGTGAGGATGGAGACGAGCGAATCAAGAAGAGTTTGCTCCAAGAGGGTGACGATCAGGACTTTGACAGCGATGCGCTGCGATCTTACCAGCTCGACCGCCTACGATACTACTATGCTGTCATGGTCTGCTCAAGCCCAGCGGTTGCGCAGAAGCTTTACGAATCTGTCGATGGACGAGAGTACCAATCATCCTCCAACTTTCTCGACCTTCGATTCGTTCCCGACGATGTTACTTTCGATGACGAGCCCAGAGACGAGTGCGAAAAGGTTCCCGAGTCATACAAGCCTGTTGAGTTCGTCACAAACGCCCTTCAAAGCTCCAAGGTCAAGCTTACCTGGGACATGCATCCCGAGGAGGCTTCGCGCAAGGAGTCTATCAACCGCGCTTTTAGTGGTAGTCGCAACGAGATTGAAGAAAACGATCTCCGTGCATACTTGGCAAGCGAcagcgaagatgacgacgtagaggaagaagaggtcGTTGAAGAAAAGGCAGAGGACGAGCCCAAGCTTTCCAAGAAGGAGTTGGCACGTCGGAAAATGCGCGCCGCCTTGGGTCTATCTGAGGAACCTACCAAGTCTTCCAAGAACGCCCCCGTAGGCGACATGGAGATTACTTTCACCCCTGCTCTGTCAGAGAGCGCACCTAAGAAGacagctgaggaggagacaaCAATTGAGAAGTACATccgaaaggaaaaggagcgcaaggagaagaagcgtgaAGCTGCACGAGCTCGACGTGCTGGCCAGGACCCCGAtgccgaagaggaggaagaggaggttgttgaggCTCCTGAGGGTGAGACAGAAGACCTTGGATTCGACGATCCCTTCTTCACTGCCGCCGAAGATCCCGCAGCATCATCCAAGACCTCCATCCGCAAAGCCGACCGTCTCAAGAAGCGAGAAGCCCGCGAAGCCGCTGAGGCCGAAAATAAAGCCCAGAAGAAACAACTCGAGAAGGTCATGGCCGACGTGGACGCAGAACAAGTTGATCACCTGGACCACTTCGACATGAACGAGATCGTCCGCGCcgagaaagccaagaagaagaagggcaaggccaagaagaaggccctcGCGAAAGAATCTCGCGGTGGTCTGCAGGAGGACTTTAGCATGgacgttgacgatgatcGTTTCAAGGCTGTGTTTGAGAGTCACGAGTATGCTATTGATCCTTCGAATcccaagttcaaggccaCGGAGGGTATGCAGAAGTTGCTCGAGGAGGgtaggaagaagagaagaaatgcTGAGGGAGGAGATGAGGAGCCTAGAAGtaagaaggctaagaagGGACGGAGGTAA
- a CDS encoding related to monooxygenase, with amino-acid sequence MSVPRVKRVAVIGAGPAGAIAVDALAQEKTFDLIRVFERREGPGGCWIGDTTQPPTTSNLAKLADRTADEQLPIPETLPTLLPKSTQPRHEESSLYPYLETNVDTSTMEYTQEPIPEIRSERSIGMHGPNTPFRHWKVMRDYIAGILHRNHYEDLISYNTTVEHVEKTGDEWKVVLRKEGKKQDYWWSETFDAVVVASGHYWVPYIPAVEGLEQFEKTRPGSVVHSKHFRGRDSFHDKRVVVVGASVSAADIAVDLIDTAKSPIHCVTIGHTTNVFFGDVAFDHPKIQQHPSIAKVVNRTVHFIDGTSVADVDHIIFGTGYSWTLPFLPSLPVRNNRVPGLYQHIVWHKDPTLLFVGAVGAGLTFKIFEWQAVYAARILAARAKVPSQEEMQKWEDERIQTHGDGPKFSVVFPDFEDYFEAVRELAGEGEPGVGRKLPKFRREWFRNFIEGTELRKGLWRRWNAKAKGDLEQDGVKARL; translated from the exons ATGTCTGTACCTCGTGTAAAACGTGTGGCGGTCATCGGCGCCGGGCCAGCGGGTGCCATTGCGGTTGATGCTCTGGCGCAAGAGAAGACGTTTGATCTTATCAGGGTTTTTGAACGCCGTGAAGGACCTGGAGGATGTTG GATTGGTGATACAACTCAACCTCCAACAACCTCGAATCTGGCAAAGCTTGCAGATCGTACAGCAGACGAGCAACTGCCTATCCCAGAGACTTTACCAACACTTCTTCCCAAGTCTACACAACCACGCCATGAGGAATCATCTCTGTATCCCTACCTAGAAACCAACGTGGACACATCCACCATGGAATACACACAGGAGCCCATCCCCGAAATCCGCAGTGAGAGATCAATCGGGATGCACGGCCCCAACACACCCTTCCGCCACTGGAAAGTCATGCGTGACTACATCGCAGGCATCTTGCATCGTAATCACTACGAAGATCTCATCTCATACAACACCACTGTGGAACACGTTGAGAAGACGGGCGATGAGTGGAAGGTTGTGTTGAGAAAGGAGGGAAAGAAGCAGGATTACTGGTGGAGCGAGACCTTTGATGCTGTGGTTGTGGCGAGTGGTCATTATTGGGTGCCGTATATCCCAGCTGTCGAGGGCTTGGAGCAGTTTGAGAAGACGAGGCCGGGGAGTGTAGTGCACAGCAAGCACTTCCGAGGGCGAGACTCTTTTCACGACAAG AGAGTCGTTGTTGTGGGTGCTTCTGTATCAGCGGCGGATATCGCAGTTGATCTCATCGACACAGCCAAATCACCCATCCATTGTGTAACCATCGGCCACACCACAAACGTCTTCTTCGGCGACGTAGCATTCGACCACCCCAAGATCCAgcaacatccatccatcgccAAAGTGGTCAACCGAACAGTGCACTTCATCGACGGAACCAGTGTTGCAGATGTAGACCACATCATCTTCGGCACAGGCTACAGCTGGACCCTTCCATTTCTGCCCTCCCTCCCCGTCCGCAACAACCGCGTACCAGGTCTGTACCAACACATCGTATGGCACAAAGACCCCACGCTTCTCTTCGTGGGTGCAGTAGGCGCTGGTCTCACgttcaagatcttcgagTGGCAAGCCGTCTACGCAGCTCGTATCCTCGCGGCCCGAGCGAAGGTGCCTTCGCAGGAGGAGATGCAGAAGtgggaggatgagaggataCAGACACACGGCGATGGGCCAAAGTTCTCTGTTGTGTTTCCGGACTTTGAGGATTACTTTGAGGCGGTGAGGGAGTTGGCTGGTGAAGGTGAGCCAGGGGTGGGACGCAAGTTGCCCAAGTTTAGGAGAGAGTGGTTTAGAAATTTCATAGAGGGTACGGAGTTAAGGAAGGGTttgtggaggaggtggaATGCAAAGGCCAAGGGGGATCTTGAACAGGATGGTGTGAAGGCGAGGCTGTGA